From the genome of Bradyrhizobium elkanii USDA 76, one region includes:
- a CDS encoding acyl-CoA thioesterase translates to MLTKTPHLFDEATAVTAGDSRWQGRTSPDYWAFVGPFGGCTAATILRALMQHPQRAGDPLALTVNYCAPVAEGAFDLDVRLVKANRSSQHWSVEMTQGGGEVATLATAVFAERRPSWSHQPAGFPGAVPFEQLRSFPKLKMTWANQYDFRFAEGEPKFAGGGAAQQLSSPYSKLWIADRVPRKLDALSLMSMSDAFFGRVFHARHELVPFGTVSLTTYFHADAADLDAEDTTRVLATADAKTFHKSYGDQHGELWSPSGRLLATTTQIAYFKA, encoded by the coding sequence ATGCTCACCAAGACCCCGCACCTTTTCGATGAAGCCACCGCCGTGACCGCCGGCGACAGCCGCTGGCAGGGACGAACCAGTCCCGATTACTGGGCGTTCGTCGGCCCGTTCGGCGGCTGCACCGCCGCGACCATCCTGCGCGCGCTGATGCAGCACCCGCAGCGCGCGGGCGATCCGCTGGCGCTGACGGTCAACTACTGCGCGCCGGTCGCCGAGGGCGCGTTCGATCTCGACGTCCGCCTGGTCAAGGCCAACCGCTCGAGCCAGCACTGGTCGGTCGAGATGACGCAGGGCGGCGGCGAGGTCGCGACGCTGGCAACCGCCGTGTTCGCCGAGCGCCGCCCGTCCTGGTCGCACCAGCCGGCCGGGTTTCCGGGCGCCGTGCCGTTCGAACAGCTGCGCTCCTTTCCGAAGCTCAAGATGACCTGGGCCAACCAGTACGATTTCCGCTTCGCCGAGGGCGAGCCGAAGTTCGCCGGCGGCGGCGCCGCGCAGCAGCTATCGAGCCCCTACTCAAAACTCTGGATCGCCGACCGTGTGCCACGCAAGCTCGATGCGCTGTCGCTGATGTCGATGTCGGACGCGTTCTTCGGCCGCGTCTTCCACGCAAGGCACGAGCTGGTGCCGTTCGGCACCGTGTCGCTGACGACCTATTTCCACGCCGACGCGGCCGACCTGGATGCGGAGGACACCACCCGCGTGCTCGCCACCGCCGACGCCAAGACCTTCCACAAGAGCTACGGCGACCAGCACGGCGAATTGTGGTCGCCGTCCGGCCGGCTGCTCGCGACCACGACGCAGATCGCTTATTTCAAGGCGTAG